One window from the genome of Amaranthus tricolor cultivar Red isolate AtriRed21 chromosome 9, ASM2621246v1, whole genome shotgun sequence encodes:
- the LOC130824256 gene encoding uncharacterized protein LOC130824256, protein MSTDLNSNSPIMMIIIDQTVQNPSSNQHKKPNNPISSDQSKNQSDHVKKEIMIKDQTVVDDSSTPTSDENKIPAPHSPPPAPRKRRYDSNIACRKKLDFIDQQKYPQLIIPKDEDLQQFFASSFEQIQSRKLLKRRCSCISS, encoded by the coding sequence ATGTCTACAGATCTCAATTCCAATTCTCCCATCATGATGATCATCATTGATCAAACGGTCCAAAACCCATCATCAAATCAACACAAAAAACCCAATAATCCAATCTCATCAGATCAATCAAAAAACCAATCAGATCATGTAAAGAAAGAGATCATGATCAAAGATCAGACGGTGGTGGATGATTCATCAACACCCACATCTGATGAGAATAAGATCCCGGCCCCACATAGCCCACCACCTGCGCCGCGTAAGAGAAGATATGATTCAAACATAGCATGCAGAAAGAAATTGGATTTTATTGATCAACAAAAATACCCACAATTAATTATTCCTAAAGATGAAGATCTTCAACAATTTTTTGCTTCTAGTTTTGAACAAATTCAATCTCGTAAGCTACTTAAAAGGAGATGTTCTTGTATTTCTTCCTAA